A window of Enoplosus armatus isolate fEnoArm2 chromosome 3, fEnoArm2.hap1, whole genome shotgun sequence contains these coding sequences:
- the LOC139282517 gene encoding leucine-rich repeat neuronal protein 1-like, with translation MALSSQTWPPLLWLCMGFLLSFLLPTHGKECPRLCVCEVRPWFTPQSTYKEATTVDCNDLRLTHIPTNLSTDTQVLLLQSNAISHTSGELEALFNLTELDLSQNNFSTVEAVGLTSMNHLTTLHLEENQISQLPDHCLGNLSSLQELYINHNQISSISPRAFAGLHSLLRLHLNSNRLHVIDSRWFEETPNLEILMIGENPVIGLLDMNFKPLGSLRSLVLAGMDLTDVPANAFVGLDNLESISFYDNKLVRIPQLALQKVPNLKFLDLNKNPVHKIQEGDFRNMLRLKELGINNMMELVSIDRYALDNLPELTKLEATNNPKLSYVHRLAFRDMPSLESLMLNNNALTALYQHTVEVLPNLREISLHTNPLRCDCVIQWMSSNRTTVRFMEPLAMLCTSPPELRGQRVRELRLLESPEQCLPLISHNTFPSHLNLELGMSVTLDCRAMAEPEPEIYWVTPLGTKITIDTVSERYHLSSEGTLRLSHVQVEDSGRYTCVAQNTEGADTRVATIRVNGTLLDSAQVMKIYVKQTESHSILVSWKVNSNVMSSNLKWASATMKIDNPHITYTARVPVDVHEYNLTHLQPATEYEVCLTVSNVHLQTHKSCVNVTTRSATFSLDLSEQHPSAAVLAVMATMLAFLSLATVGVYMARRWKRKNYHHSLKKYMLKTSSIPLNELYPPLINLWEADGEKDKDGGTEGKPSPVDTTRSYYMW, from the coding sequence ATGGCGCTCAGCTCGCAGACTTGGCCTCCTCTACTCTGGCTGTGCATGGgatttcttctttcctttctgttgCCCACACATGGCAAAGAATGtccacgtttgtgtgtgtgcgaggtCCGCCCTTGGTTCACCCCCCAGTCGACCTACAAGGAGGCAACCACAGTGGACTGCAATGACTTGAGGCTCACGCACATCCCTACCAACCTGTCCACAGATACTCAGGTGTTACTGCTCCAAAGTAACGCCATCTCCCACACCAGTGGAGAGCTGGAGGCGCTGTTCAACTTGACAGAGTTGGACCTGTCCCAGAACAACTTCAGCACTGTGGAAGCTGTGGGCCTCACAAGCATGAACCACTTGACCACCCTGCATCTAGAGGAGAACCAGATCAGCCAGCTGCCAGACCACTGCCTGGGAAACCTCTCTAGTCTCCAGGAGCTCTACATCAATCACAACCAGATAAGCTCCATCTCCCCTCGGGCATTTGCAGGCTTGCACAGCCTGCTGCGCCTTCATCTTAACTCCAACAGGCTCCATGTCATAGACAGCCGCTGGTTTGAAGAAACACCTAACCTTGAGATCCTCATGATAGGAGAGAATCCAGTCATTGGCCTCCTTGACATGAACTTCAAGCCTCTAGGAAGCCTGAGGAGTCTAGTTCTGGCTGGCATGGACCTTACCGATGTTCCAGCGAATGCATTTGTAGGTTTGGACAACCTTGAAAGCATTTCTTTCTATGACAACAAACTGGTCAGAATCCCTCAACTGGCTCTTCAAAAAGTTCCCAATCTGAAATTCTtggatttaaataaaaatccGGTTCACAAAATCCAGGAAGGAGATTTCAGGAACATGTTACGTCTGAAGGAGCTGGGTATCAACAACATGATGGAGTTGGTGTCCATTGACCGCTATGCTCTGGACAACCTGCCAGAACTGACAAAGCTGGAGGCCACCAACAATCCTAAGCTGTCTTATGTGCATAGGTTGGCCTTTAGGGACATGCCCTCCCTGGAGAGCCTGATGCTCAACAATAATGCCCTCACTGCCCTTTACCAGCACACTGTGGAGGTGTTGCCTAATCTGCGGGAGATCAGTCTGCATACCAACCCATTGCGGTGCGACTGTGTCATTCAGTGGATGAGTTCCAACAGGACCACAGTGCGCTTCATGGAGCCCCTGGCCATGCTGTGCACCTCCCCACCAGAACTCAGAGGCCAGCGGGTTCGAGAGCTAAGGCTGCTGGAGTCCCCGGAGCAATGCCTCCCCCTCATATCACACAACACCTTTCCCAGCCACTTGAACCTCGAGCTGGGCATGAGTGTCACTCTCGACTGCAGGGCCATGGCCGAGCCAGAGCCTGAGATCTACTGGGTGACTCCTCTTGGGACCAAAATCACGATAGACACTGTGTCAGAGCGGTACCACTTGAGCAGTGAGGGTACCCTGCGGCTGTCTCATGTTCAGGTGGAGGACTCTGGCCGGTACACTTGCGTGGCCCAGAACACAGAAGGAGCTGACACACGGGTCGCCACCATCCGTGTAAATGGCACCCTGCTTGACAGTGCCCAGGTGATGAAAATATACGTCAAGCAGACTGAGTCGCACTCCATCTTGGTCTCCTGGAAAGTCAATTCTAACGTCATGTCCTCCAACCTGAAGTGGGCCTCAGCCACCATGAAGATCGACAACCCGCACATCACCTACACAGCTCGTGTGCCTGTAGACGTCCATGAATACAACCTCACACACCTTCAACCTGCCACTGAGTATGAGGTGTGCCTCACGGTCTCCAACGtccacctgcagacacacaagtCTTGTGTTAACGTGACAACACGCAGCGCTACCTTTTCCCTGGACCTGTCAGAGCAGCACCCGAGTGCAGCCGTGCTGGCTGTCATGGCGACCATGCTGGCCTTCCTCAGTCTAGCCACTGTGGGCGTCTACATGGCCCGCAGATGGAAGAGAAAAAACTACCACCACTCTCTGAAGAAATACATGCTGAAGACTTCCTCCATCCCCCTGAATGAGCTTTACCCTCCTCTCATCAACCTGTGGGAGGCTGACGGTGAGAAGGACAAAGATGGCGGCACAGAGGGAAAACCCTCTCCTGTTGACACCACGCGTAGTTATTACATGTGGTGA